A section of the Pedobacter sp. HDW13 genome encodes:
- a CDS encoding PA2169 family four-helix-bundle protein has translation MKTTTATAEVLNDLVQINNDRIEGYEKGRQELKDGDADLKSLFLNMIGESQKYKMALATEVSALGEDIETGTTNSGKIYRVWMDVKAMFTGNDRQTVLNNCEFGEDAAQNAYKMALESEDLPANIRELISDQKASLRTSHDEIKRLRDAHA, from the coding sequence ATGAAAACAACAACAGCAACCGCAGAAGTATTAAACGATCTTGTCCAAATTAACAACGACCGCATTGAAGGTTACGAAAAAGGCCGCCAGGAGTTAAAAGATGGTGATGCCGATCTAAAATCACTTTTTCTCAATATGATTGGCGAAAGCCAGAAATATAAAATGGCTTTGGCAACTGAAGTATCGGCCTTAGGCGAAGACATTGAAACTGGAACGACCAATTCAGGCAAAATTTACCGGGTTTGGATGGATGTTAAAGCCATGTTTACCGGAAATGACCGCCAAACGGTTTTAAACAATTGCGAATTTGGCGAAGATGCTGCACAAAATGCTTATAAAATGGCTTTAGAGAGCGAAGATCTCCCTGCTAACATCAGAGAGCTGATTTCCGATCAAAAAGCATCGTTAAGAACCTCGCACGACGAAATTAAAAGACTGCGCGACGCACATGCCTAA
- a CDS encoding glycosyltransferase, with protein MQKLAPIALFVYNRPQHTERTLNFLQQNELAAESQLFIFSDGAKTPQDDEKVKEVRAIINKTKGFKSVKVIARQENAGLANSVIAGVSQLVDEYDQVIVLEDDLVTSPHMLSYFNDALNRYRDEEKVMHIGAYMYPLAAEKLPQSFFYRAATSWGWATWGRAWKNFEPDINLLIKQFDKKKRKAFSIDHTMNFWKQMLEFKKGKNNSWAIRWYASIFLKGGLTLNPSQSLVNNIGHDGTGVHSGINDIYNVIINPKPITEFPTLIAEDANAYKSIKGFLAKRKGNMVTRIRRFVKEKLTQYFSKK; from the coding sequence ATGCAAAAACTTGCCCCCATAGCCCTTTTCGTTTATAACCGCCCGCAGCATACCGAGCGCACACTAAACTTTTTGCAACAGAATGAACTGGCAGCCGAAAGTCAGTTATTTATTTTTTCGGATGGGGCAAAAACTCCACAGGATGACGAAAAAGTTAAAGAGGTAAGGGCCATCATCAATAAAACCAAAGGTTTCAAATCCGTTAAAGTGATTGCGCGACAGGAAAATGCCGGTTTAGCCAATTCTGTAATTGCTGGTGTAAGTCAATTGGTTGACGAATATGATCAGGTAATTGTTCTTGAAGACGATCTGGTTACTTCGCCGCATATGTTAAGCTATTTTAACGATGCTTTAAACCGTTACCGCGACGAGGAAAAAGTAATGCATATCGGTGCATACATGTATCCCCTGGCAGCTGAAAAGCTCCCCCAATCGTTTTTTTATCGTGCTGCCACCAGCTGGGGATGGGCTACCTGGGGAAGGGCCTGGAAAAACTTCGAACCCGATATCAACCTTTTAATAAAACAGTTCGATAAGAAAAAGAGAAAAGCCTTTTCTATCGATCATACCATGAATTTCTGGAAACAAATGTTGGAATTTAAAAAAGGAAAAAACAATAGCTGGGCCATCAGGTGGTATGCTTCTATTTTTTTAAAAGGCGGCTTAACACTTAACCCTTCGCAATCCTTAGTCAACAATATCGGGCACGATGGAACCGGGGTACACTCGGGCATAAACGATATTTATAACGTAATTATCAACCCTAAACCCATAACAGAGTTTCCAACCTTAATTGCTGAAGACGCTAACGCATACAAATCAATAAAAGGATTTTTGGCCAAAAGGAAAGGAAATATGGTAACCCGCATCAGGCGTTTTGTTAAAGAAAAACTGACGCAGTACTTTTCTAAAAAATAG
- a CDS encoding class I SAM-dependent methyltransferase: MLSEEVKTAYDNFYTNSDVAWRMLGAKYKAQNIVEVCKGIKPQKVLEVGAGDGSILHFLNEWSFAPELYALEIAQSGVDIIKERNLSKLKEVQTFDGYKIPYEDDAFDLVILAHVLEHVEHERILIRELKRVAKYIVVEVPKDYRFGVDQRMKHFLDYGHINMYTPTSLRFLLQSEGLEILADKVSMTATETVKFNEFINRKAPKTFTKNLKIELEYRIKKALGNLLGRKNKNSLPMRTPYSLKNQILTFIYFRQYCTIAKSSFRA, from the coding sequence ATGCTAAGCGAAGAAGTAAAAACGGCCTACGATAATTTTTATACCAATAGTGATGTAGCCTGGCGTATGCTCGGCGCCAAATATAAAGCGCAAAACATTGTTGAAGTTTGCAAAGGCATTAAACCTCAAAAAGTTTTAGAAGTTGGTGCTGGCGATGGCAGTATCTTACACTTTTTAAACGAATGGAGCTTCGCACCCGAGCTTTATGCTTTGGAAATTGCACAAAGTGGTGTCGATATCATTAAAGAACGCAACCTATCTAAACTGAAAGAAGTGCAAACCTTTGATGGCTATAAAATCCCTTATGAGGACGATGCTTTCGACCTAGTGATTTTGGCGCATGTTTTGGAACACGTAGAGCACGAACGCATCCTTATCCGCGAATTAAAACGGGTAGCGAAATATATCGTAGTAGAAGTACCCAAAGATTACCGGTTTGGCGTAGATCAACGCATGAAACACTTTTTGGATTATGGCCACATTAACATGTACACACCAACTTCGTTAAGATTTTTACTGCAAAGTGAAGGCCTGGAAATTTTAGCCGATAAAGTTTCTATGACGGCAACCGAAACTGTAAAATTTAATGAATTTATTAACCGCAAAGCCCCGAAAACCTTTACTAAAAACTTAAAAATAGAACTGGAATACCGCATTAAAAAAGCTTTAGGCAATTTACTGGGAAGAAAAAACAAGAACAGTTTGCCAATGCGTACACCGTACTCACTCAAAAATCAGATTCTAACCTTCATATATTTTAGACAGTATTGCACGATAGCGAAATCGTCATTTCGAGCGTAG
- a CDS encoding FkbM family methyltransferase — MSTLKALTTLIAKPNRLKALLSYGHKGYLNSIGWFMAFDKKQAVDGNGKALPWVTYSFIDFIKERINKTQHIFEYGSGSSTLFYAERAGSVTSVEHDKGWYDNVKNTSPANAEMIFCQLEKDGEYAKKATLLNRKFDIIIVDGRDRVNCCKYSVDALSANGVLVLDDSEREVYQQARVLLKAQGFKEISFSGISPGLFYEKATSVFYKENNCLGI; from the coding sequence TTGAGTACTCTTAAAGCATTAACAACACTAATTGCCAAGCCAAACAGGCTTAAGGCATTATTATCATACGGACATAAAGGATACTTGAACAGCATTGGCTGGTTTATGGCCTTTGATAAAAAACAGGCCGTAGATGGAAACGGGAAGGCATTACCCTGGGTAACCTATTCTTTTATCGATTTCATTAAAGAAAGAATCAACAAAACGCAGCATATTTTCGAATATGGATCGGGCAGCTCTACGCTATTTTATGCAGAGCGCGCAGGTTCGGTTACATCGGTAGAGCACGATAAGGGTTGGTACGATAATGTAAAAAATACAAGCCCTGCCAATGCCGAAATGATATTCTGCCAGTTAGAAAAAGATGGCGAATACGCTAAAAAAGCAACCCTGCTTAACCGCAAATTCGATATCATTATTGTAGATGGCCGCGACCGCGTAAATTGCTGTAAATACAGTGTGGACGCTTTATCAGCAAACGGTGTTCTGGTTTTAGATGATAGCGAGCGTGAAGTTTACCAGCAAGCACGCGTACTTTTAAAAGCACAAGGTTTTAAAGAAATCAGTTTCAGCGGAATTTCGCCCGGCTTATTTTACGAAAAGGCTACTTCTGTTTTTTACAAGGAAAACAACTGTTTAGGTATTTAA